The proteins below come from a single Felis catus isolate Fca126 chromosome A1, F.catus_Fca126_mat1.0, whole genome shotgun sequence genomic window:
- the LOC123384496 gene encoding glutaredoxin-1-like — protein sequence MPTMEDSSLGGSCLSAWAQEFVNSKIQPGNMVVFIKPTCSYRRRIQELLSQLSSQKGFWNLLIITATRYTIRIQNYLKQLTRARKVPWVFIGKDCISGCTYLTEMHHSGELLKQLKQIRGLQ from the coding sequence ATGCCTACAATGGAAGATTCCTCCCTAGGAGGCAGCTGCCTGTCAGCATGGGCTCAAGAATTTGTGAACAGCAAAATCCAACCTGGAAACATGGTTGTGTTCATTAAGCCCACCTGCTCCTACCGCAGAAGGATCCAAGAGCTCCTTAGTCAATTGTCTTCACAGAAGGGTTTTTGGAATTTGTTGATAATCACAGCCACTAGGTACACAATCAGgattcaaaattatttgaaacaGCTCACAAGAGCCAGAAAGGTACCTTGGGTCTTTATTGGTAAAGATTGTATAAGTGGATGCACTTATCTGACAGAAATGCATCACAGTGGGGAACTGTTGAAGCAGCTAAAGCAAATTAGAGGTCTACAATAA